A genomic region of Macaca thibetana thibetana isolate TM-01 chromosome 14, ASM2454274v1, whole genome shotgun sequence contains the following coding sequences:
- the CD248 gene encoding endosialin has translation MLLRLLLAWAAAGPTLGQDPWAAEPRSACGPSSCYALFPRRRTFLEAWRACRELGGDLATPRTPEEAQRVDNLVGAGPASRLLWIGLQRQARQCQLQRPLRGFTWTTGDQDTAFTNWAQPATGGPCPAQRCVALEASGEHRWLEGSCTLAVDGYLCQFGFEGACPALQDEAGQAGPAVYTTPFHLVSTEFEWLPFGSVAAVQCQAGRGASLLCVKQPEGGVGWSRAGPLCLGTGCSPDNGGCEHECVEEVDGHVSCRCTEGFRLAADGRSCEDPCAQAPCEQQCEPGGPQGYSCHCRLGFRPAEDDPHRCVDTDECQIAGVCQQMCVNYVGGFECYCSEGHELEADGISCSPAGAMGARASQDLGDELLDDGEDEEDEDEAWEAFGGGWTEMPGILWMEPTQPPDFARAYRPSFPEDREPQIPYPEPTWPPPLSAPRVPYHSSVLSVTRPVVVSATRPTLPSAHQPPVIPATHPALSRDHQIPMIAANYPDLPSAYQPGILSVSHPAQPPAHQPPIISTRYPELFPAHQSPMFPDTQVTGTQTTTHLPAIPPNRAPLVTTLGAHQSPQAPDAPVLRTQATQLPIIPTPQPSLTTSSRSPVSPAHQVSVPAATQPPALPTLLPSQSPTNQTSPISPTHPHSKVPQIPREDGPSPKLALWLPSAAPTAAPTALGEAGLAEHIQRDDRWLLVALLVPTCVFLVVLLALGIVYCTRCGPHAPNKRITDCYRWVTHAGSKSPTEPMPPRGSLTGVQTCRTSV, from the coding sequence ATGCTGCTGCGCCTGTTGCTGGCCTGGGCGGCCGCAGGGCCCACACTGGGCCAGGACCCCTGGGCTGCTGAGCCCCGCTCCGCCTGCGGCCCCAGCAGCTGCTACGCTCTCTTTCCACGGCGCCGCACCTTTCTGGAGGCCTGGCGGGCCTGCCGCGAGCTGGGGGGCGACCTGGCCACTCCTCGGACCCCCGAGGAGGCCCAGCGTGTGGACAACCTGGTGGGTGCAGGCCCGGCCAGCCGGCTGCTGTGGATCGGGCTGCAGCGGCAGGCCCGGCAATGCCAGCTGCAGCGCCCACTGCGAGGCTTCACGTGGACCACAGGGGACCAGGACACGGCTTTCACCAACTGGGCCCAGCCAGCCACTGGGGGCCCCTGCCCGGCCCAGCGCTGTGTGGCCCTGGAGGCGAGTGGCGAGCACCGCTGGCTGGAGGGCTCATGCACGCTGGCTGTCGACGGCTACTTGTGCCAGTTTGGCTTCGAGGGTGCCTGCCCAGCGCTGCAAGACGAGGCGGGCCAGGCCGGCCCAGCCGTCTATACCACGCCCTTCCACCTGGTCTCCACAGAGTTTGAGTGGCTACCCTTCGGCTCTGTGGCCGCTGTGCAGTGCCAGGCTGGCAGGGGAGCCTCTCTGCTCTGCGTGAAGCAGCCCGAGGGAGGTGTGGGCTGGTCACGGGCAGGGCCCCTGTGCCTGGGGACTGGCTGCAGCCCTGACAACGGGGGCTGCGAACACGAATGTGTGGAGGAGGTGGATGGTCACGTGTCCTGCCGCTGCACTGAGGGCTTCCGGCTGGCAGCAGACGGGCGCAGTTGCGAGGATCCCTGTGCCCAGGCTCCATGCGAGCAGCAGTGTGAGCCCGGTGGGCCACAAGGCTACAGCTGCCACTGTCGCCTGGGTTTCCGACCTGCGGAGGATGATCCGCACCGCTGTGTGGACACAGATGAGTGCCAGATTGCCGGTGTGTGCCAGCAGATGTGTGTCAACTATGTTGGTGGCTTCGAGTGTTATTGTAGTGAGGGTCATGAGCTGGAGGCTGATGGCATCAGCTGCAGCCCTGCAGGGGCCATGGGTGCCCGGGCTTCCCAGGACCTCGGAGATGAGTTGCTGGATGATGGGGAGGATGAGGAAGATGAAGACGAGGCCTGGGAGGCCTTTGGCGGTGGCTGGACGGAGATGCCTGGGATCCTGTGGATGGAGCCTACTCAGCCGCCTGACTTTGCCCGGGCCTATAGACCGAGCTTCCCAGAGGACAGAGAGCCACAGATACCCTACCCGGAGCCCACCTGGCCGCCCCCGCTCAGTGCCCCCAGGGTCCCCTACCACTCCTCAGTGCTCTCCGTCACCCGGCCTGTGGTGGTCTCTGCCACGCGCCCCACACTGCCTTCCGCCCACCAGCCTCCTGTGATCCCTGCCACACACCCAGCTTTGTCCCGTGACCACCAGATCCCCATGATCGCAGCCAACTATCCAGATCTGCCTTCTGCCTACCAACCCGgtattctctctgtctctcatccagcacagccccctgcccaccagcCCCCCATTATCTCAACCAGATATCCTGAGCTGTTCCCTGCCCACCAGTCCCCCATGTTTCCAGACACCCAGGTCACTGGCACCCAGACCACCACTCATTTGCCTGCAATCCCACCTAACCGTGCCCCTCTGGTCACCACACTCGGTGCCCATCAATCCCCTCAAGCTCCAGATGCCCCTGTCCTCAGAACCCAGGCTACCCAGCTTCCCATTATCCCTACTCCCCAGCCCTCTCTGACCACCAGCTCCAGGTCCCCTGTGTCTCCTGCCCATCAAGTCTCTGTGCCTGCTGccacccagcccccagccctccccaccctcctgccCTCTCAGAGCCCCACTAACCAGACCTCACCCATCAGCCctacacatccccattccaaagTCCCCCAAATCCCAAGGGAAGATGGCCCCAGTCCCAAGCTGGCCCTGTGGCTGCCCTCAGCAGCTCCCACAGCAGCCCCAACAGCCCTGGGGGAGGCTGGTCTTGCCGAACACATCCAGAGGGATGACCGGTGGCTTCTGGTGGCACTCCTGGTGCCAACGTGTGTCTTTTTGGTGGTCCTGCTTGCACTGGGCATTGTGTACTGCACCCGCTGTGGCCCCCATGCACCCAACAAGCGCATCACTGACTGCTATCGCTGGGTCACCCATGCTGGGAGCAAGAGTCCAACGGAACCCATGCCCCCCAGGGGCAGCCTCACAGGGGTGCAGACCTGCAGAACCAGCGTGTGA
- the TMEM151A gene encoding transmembrane protein 151A, with protein MPEDGAGDGGEVPALIPDGEPLREEQRPLKQSLGSSLCRESHWKCLLLTLLIHACGAVVAWCRLATVPRLVLGPEAALARGAGGPPPTYPASPCSDGYLYIPLAFVSLLYLLYLAECWHCHVRSCQAPRTDAHTVLALIRRLQQAPPCVWWKATSYHYVRRTRQITRYRNGDAYTTTQVYHERADSRTARGEFDYSAHGVRDVSKELVGLAEHAATRLRFTKCFSFGSAEAEASYLTQRARFFSANEGLDDYLEAREGMHLKDVDFRESLMVFADPRSPPWYARAWVFWLVSAATLSWPLRVVAAYGTAHVHYQVEKLFGASSPPPGAVPSGPPLSRVATVDFTELEWHICSNRQLVPSYSEAVVMGAGSGAYLRGCQRCRRSVSSNSLPPARPSGPRLPFSRSRLSLGAGGRATPGVFRSLSGGPLGRRGEDTEPLESPPCYEDALYFPVLIVHGDSGCQGDGQGAL; from the exons ATGCCCGAGGACGGCGCTGGCGACGGCGGGGAGGTCCCCGCGCTCATCCCGGACGGCGAGCCGCTGCGGGAAGAG CAACGGCCCCTGAAACAGTCCCTGGGAAGCTCCCTGTGCCGCGAGTCGCACTGGAAGTGCCTGCTCCTCACGCTGCTCATCCACGCCTGCGGGGCCGTGGTGGCCTGGTGTCGCCTGGCCACAGTGCCTCGGCTGGTCCTGGGGCCCGAGGCTGCCTTGGCCCGGGGAGCCGGTGGCCCGCCACCCACCTACCCGGCCAGCCCCTGCTCCGATGGCTACCTGTACATCCCGCTGGCCTTCGTCTCCCTGCTCTACCTCCTCTACTTGGCCGAGTGCTGGCACTGTCACGTGCGGTCCTGCCAGGCGCCACGCACCGACGCCCACACGGTGCTGGCGCTGATCCGCCGGCTGCAGCAGGCGCCGCCGTGCGTCTGGTGGAAGGCCACCAGCTACCACTACGTGCGGCGCACCCGCCAGATCACACGCTACCGCAACGGCGACGCCTACACCACCACGCAGGTGTACCATGAGCGCGCCGACAGCCGCACGGCCCGCGGCGAGTTTGACTACTCGGCTCACGGCGTCCGCGACGTCTCCAAGGAGCTGGTGGGGCTGGCGGAGCACGCGGCCACGCGGCTGCGCTTCACCAAGTGCTTCAGCTTCGGCAGCGCGGAGGCCGAGGCCTCGTACCTCACGCAGCGGGCGCGCTTCTTCAGCGCCAACGAGGGCCTGGACGACTACCTGGAGGCGCGCGAGGGCATGCACCTGAAGGACGTGGACTTCCGCGAGTCGCTCATGGTCTTCGCCGACCCCCGCAGCCCGCCCTGGTACGCTCGCGCCTGGGTCTTCTGGCTTGTGTCGGCGGCCACGCTGTCGTGGCCCCTGCGCGTCGTGGCTGCCTATGGAACGGCCCACGTGCACTACCAGGTGGAGAAGCTCTTCGGCGCCAGCTCGCCCCCGCCCGGGGCCGTGCCCAGCGGGCCCCCGCTGTCCCGCGTGGCCACAGTGGACTTCACTGAGCTCGAGTGGCACATCTGCTCCAACCGGCAGTTGGtgcccagctactcggaggccgTGGTCATGGGCGCAGGCTCGGGCGCCTACCTCAGAGGCTGCCAGCGCTGCCGTCGCTCCGTCAGCAGCAACTCGCTGCCCCCCGCCCGGCCCAGCGGGCCCCGTCTGCCCTTTAGCCGCAGCCGCCTCTCACTGGGCGCTGGGGGCCGGGCCACGCCAGGGGTCTTCCGCAGCCTGAGCGGGGGGCCCCTGGGGCGCCGTGGAGAGGACACAGAACCCCTCGAGAGCCCGCCCTGCTATGAGGACGCCCTCTACTTCCCGGTGCTCATTGTCCACGGAGACAGCGGCTGCCAGGGGGATGGGCAGGGTGCGCTCTGA
- the YIF1A gene encoding protein YIF1A isoform X2, translating into MRKKNLQGSKHRARAAPDPPPLFDDTSGGYSSQPGGYPAPGADVAFSVNHLLGDPMANVAMAYGSSIASHGKDMVHKELHRFVSVNKLKYFFAVDTAYVAKKLGLLVFPYTHQNWEVQYSRDVPLPPRQDLNAPDLYIPTMAFITYVLLAGMALGIQKRFSPEVLGLCASTALVWVVMEVLALLLGLYLATVRSDLSTFHLLAYSGYKYVGMILSVLTGLLFGSDGYYVALAWTSSALMYFIVSLVCPPIPLPSLEGRPPPPGQPSALLSSRCALFGQQPWALTAWGAPSPGSVSSST; encoded by the exons atgaggaagaagaatctCCAAG GTTCCAAGCACAGGGCCCGGGCAGCCCCGGATCCCCCTCCCCTCTTCGATGACACAAGCGGTGGTTATTCCAGCCAGCCCGGGGGATATCCAGCCCCAGGAGCAGATGTGGCCTTCAGTGTCAACCACTTGCTTGGGGACCCAATGGCCAATGTGGCTATGGCCTATGGCAGCTCCATCGCATCCCATGGGAAGGACATGGTGCACAAGGAG CTGCACCGTTTTGTGTCTGTGAACAAACTCAAGTATTTTTTTGCTGTGGACACAGCCTACGTGGCCAAGAAGCTAGGGCTGCTGGTCTTCCCCTACACACACCAG AACTGGGAAGTGCAGTACAGTCGCGATGTTCCTCTGCCCCCTCGGCAAGACCTCAACGCCCCTGACCTCTATATCCCCA CGATGGCCTTCATTACTTACGTGCTCCTGGCTGGGATGGCACTGGGCATTCAGAAAAG GTTCTCCCCGGAGGTGCTGGGCCTGTGTGCAAGCACGGCGCTGGTgtgggtggtgatggaggtgCTAGCCCTGCTCCTGGGCCTCTACCTGGCCACCGTGCGCAGCGACCTGAGCACCTTCCACCTGCTGGCCTACAGTGGCTACAAATACGTGGG AATGATCCTCAGTGTGCTTACGGGGCTGCTGTTTGGCAGCGATGGCTACTACGTGGCGCTGGCCTGGACCTCATCGGCGCTCATGTACTTCATTGTGAGTCTGGTGTGCCCCCCCATTCCCCTGCCTTCACTTGAGGGCAGACCTCCCCCTCCTGGCCAGCCTTCAGCTCTCCTTTCTTCCAGGTGCGCTCTTTTCGGACAGCAGCCCTGGGCCCTGACAGCATGGGGGGCCCCGTCCCCCGGCAGCGTCTCCAGCTCTACCTGA
- the YIF1A gene encoding protein YIF1A isoform X3 — MAYHSGYGAHGSKHRARAAPDPPPLFDDTSGGYSSQPGGYPAPGADVAFSVNHLLGDPMANVAMAYGSSIASHGKDMVHKELHRFVSVNKLKYFFAVDTAYVAKKLGLLVFPYTHQNWEVQYSRDVPLPPRQDLNAPDLYIPTMAFITYVLLAGMALGIQKRFSPEVLGLCASTALVWVVMEVLALLLGLYLATVRSDLSTFHLLAYSGYKYVGMILSVLTGLLFGSDGYYVALAWTSSALMYFIVRSFRTAALGPDSMGGPVPRQRLQLYLTLGAAAFQPLIIYWLTFHLVR; from the exons ATGGCTTATCACTCGGGCTACGGAGCCCACG GTTCCAAGCACAGGGCCCGGGCAGCCCCGGATCCCCCTCCCCTCTTCGATGACACAAGCGGTGGTTATTCCAGCCAGCCCGGGGGATATCCAGCCCCAGGAGCAGATGTGGCCTTCAGTGTCAACCACTTGCTTGGGGACCCAATGGCCAATGTGGCTATGGCCTATGGCAGCTCCATCGCATCCCATGGGAAGGACATGGTGCACAAGGAG CTGCACCGTTTTGTGTCTGTGAACAAACTCAAGTATTTTTTTGCTGTGGACACAGCCTACGTGGCCAAGAAGCTAGGGCTGCTGGTCTTCCCCTACACACACCAG AACTGGGAAGTGCAGTACAGTCGCGATGTTCCTCTGCCCCCTCGGCAAGACCTCAACGCCCCTGACCTCTATATCCCCA CGATGGCCTTCATTACTTACGTGCTCCTGGCTGGGATGGCACTGGGCATTCAGAAAAG GTTCTCCCCGGAGGTGCTGGGCCTGTGTGCAAGCACGGCGCTGGTgtgggtggtgatggaggtgCTAGCCCTGCTCCTGGGCCTCTACCTGGCCACCGTGCGCAGCGACCTGAGCACCTTCCACCTGCTGGCCTACAGTGGCTACAAATACGTGGG AATGATCCTCAGTGTGCTTACGGGGCTGCTGTTTGGCAGCGATGGCTACTACGTGGCGCTGGCCTGGACCTCATCGGCGCTCATGTACTTCATT GTGCGCTCTTTTCGGACAGCAGCCCTGGGCCCTGACAGCATGGGGGGCCCCGTCCCCCGGCAGCGTCTCCAGCTCTACCTGACTCTGGGAGCTGCAGCCTTCCAGCCCCTCATCATATACTGGCTGACTTTCCACCTGGTCCGGTGA
- the YIF1A gene encoding protein YIF1A isoform X1, with amino-acid sequence MAYHSGYGAHGSKHRARAAPDPPPLFDDTSGGYSSQPGGYPAPGADVAFSVNHLLGDPMANVAMAYGSSIASHGKDMVHKELHRFVSVNKLKYFFAVDTAYVAKKLGLLVFPYTHQNWEVQYSRDVPLPPRQDLNAPDLYIPTMAFITYVLLAGMALGIQKRFSPEVLGLCASTALVWVVMEVLALLLGLYLATVRSDLSTFHLLAYSGYKYVGMILSVLTGLLFGSDGYYVALAWTSSALMYFIVSLVCPPIPLPSLEGRPPPPGQPSALLSSRCALFGQQPWALTAWGAPSPGSVSSST; translated from the exons ATGGCTTATCACTCGGGCTACGGAGCCCACG GTTCCAAGCACAGGGCCCGGGCAGCCCCGGATCCCCCTCCCCTCTTCGATGACACAAGCGGTGGTTATTCCAGCCAGCCCGGGGGATATCCAGCCCCAGGAGCAGATGTGGCCTTCAGTGTCAACCACTTGCTTGGGGACCCAATGGCCAATGTGGCTATGGCCTATGGCAGCTCCATCGCATCCCATGGGAAGGACATGGTGCACAAGGAG CTGCACCGTTTTGTGTCTGTGAACAAACTCAAGTATTTTTTTGCTGTGGACACAGCCTACGTGGCCAAGAAGCTAGGGCTGCTGGTCTTCCCCTACACACACCAG AACTGGGAAGTGCAGTACAGTCGCGATGTTCCTCTGCCCCCTCGGCAAGACCTCAACGCCCCTGACCTCTATATCCCCA CGATGGCCTTCATTACTTACGTGCTCCTGGCTGGGATGGCACTGGGCATTCAGAAAAG GTTCTCCCCGGAGGTGCTGGGCCTGTGTGCAAGCACGGCGCTGGTgtgggtggtgatggaggtgCTAGCCCTGCTCCTGGGCCTCTACCTGGCCACCGTGCGCAGCGACCTGAGCACCTTCCACCTGCTGGCCTACAGTGGCTACAAATACGTGGG AATGATCCTCAGTGTGCTTACGGGGCTGCTGTTTGGCAGCGATGGCTACTACGTGGCGCTGGCCTGGACCTCATCGGCGCTCATGTACTTCATTGTGAGTCTGGTGTGCCCCCCCATTCCCCTGCCTTCACTTGAGGGCAGACCTCCCCCTCCTGGCCAGCCTTCAGCTCTCCTTTCTTCCAGGTGCGCTCTTTTCGGACAGCAGCCCTGGGCCCTGACAGCATGGGGGGCCCCGTCCCCCGGCAGCGTCTCCAGCTCTACCTGA
- the CNIH2 gene encoding protein cornichon homolog 2: MAFTFAAFCYMLTLVLCASLIFFVIWHIIAFDELRTDFKNPIDQGNPARARERLKNIERICCLLRKLVVPEYSIHGLFCLMFLCAAEWVTLGLNIPLLFYHLWRYFHRPADGSEVMYDAVSIMNADILNYCQKESWCKLAFYLLSFFYYLYSMVYTLVSF, encoded by the exons ATGGCGTTCACCTTCGCCGCGTTCTGCTACATGCTCACCCTGGTGCTGTGCGCCTCCCTCATCTTCTTTGTCATCTGGCAC ATCATAGCCTTTGATGAGCTGCGGACCGACTTCAAGAACCCCATCGACCAGGGGAACCCTGCGCGGGCA CGCGAGCGTTTAAAAAACATCGAACGCATCTGCTGCCTCCTGAGGAAG CTGGTGGTCCCAGAATACTCCATCCACGGCCTCTTCTGTCTGATGTTTCTGTGTGCAGCAGAGTGGGTGACCCTGGGCCTCAACATCCCCCTCCTCTTCTACCACCTCTGGAG GTACTTCCACCGTCCTGCAGATGGCTCTGAGGTCATGTATGATGCGGTCTCCATCATGAATGCTGACATTCTCAACTACTGCCAGAAGGAGTCCTGGTGCAAACTTGCCTTCTACCTGCTCTCCTTCTTCTATTACCTGTACAG TATGGTTTATACGTTGGTGAGTTTCTAA